The following proteins are encoded in a genomic region of Diabrotica virgifera virgifera chromosome 1, PGI_DIABVI_V3a:
- the LOC114330297 gene encoding uncharacterized protein LOC114330297 yields the protein MFNRKALKKERKYYQYAFMVLLGIFGLTGPLFMKILGIIAAKSLLAAKAALIIVGGVALKKIFENSKHQPKVKVTTLPIHGHESEEDHDRFGYSFNHIPYGYGAYGNNPYHDPYSAHYPVSNSLSDNEQFAPVFYGSQKTKS from the exons ATGTTCAACAGAAAAGCTTTGAAGAAAGAGAGAAA atATTACCAATATGCCTTTATGGTACTCTTGGGCATTTTTGGTCTAACTGGTCCACTGTTCATGAAAATCCTCGGCATCATCGCAGCCAAGTCCCTCCTAGCCGCCAAAGCTGCACTTATAATAGTCGGAGGAGTAGCCCTGAAAAAGATTTTCGAAAATAGTAAACATCAACCCAAGGTGAAAGTGACCACGTTACCAATCCATGGTCACGAAAGTGAAGAGGATCACGACAGGTTTGGTTACAGCTTTAACCACATTCCTTATGGATATGGGGCTTACGGTAATAATCCGTATCATGATCCTTATTCAGCGCATTATCCTGTTTCAAACAGCCTTAGCGATAACGAACAGTTTGCTCCAGTTTTCTATGGATCTCAGAAGACAAAAAGTTAA